One stretch of Streptomyces sp. SCL15-4 DNA includes these proteins:
- a CDS encoding GntR family transcriptional regulator, with protein MAGNTGYADIAEHFRGLIRSGAMNPGDRMPPIREVMETWHVSSATASRAYKVLKAEGLTRASTGTGTVVARPASDNIAARVRNHAATGRALASGETSRILEVGTVGADETVAARLEVEPGTPVHVRRRIVSRDGAPVHLSSSYYAAFVVEATPELTQPVSTGASRELAAERLGVGQDRVLEEVTSRHATEPEKEALGLTGSVIVTQVVRTVFLTDGRIVEVAVKVCHGSTVLKWSTPLS; from the coding sequence ATGGCAGGGAACACCGGGTACGCGGACATTGCGGAGCACTTCCGCGGCCTGATCCGTAGCGGGGCGATGAACCCCGGGGACCGGATGCCGCCGATCCGGGAAGTGATGGAGACCTGGCACGTGTCCAGCGCGACCGCGAGCAGGGCATACAAGGTGCTCAAGGCAGAAGGACTGACGCGCGCCAGCACCGGCACGGGCACCGTGGTCGCGCGGCCGGCGAGCGACAACATCGCGGCCCGGGTCCGTAACCACGCGGCCACCGGCCGGGCACTCGCCAGCGGGGAGACCTCCCGGATTCTGGAAGTCGGCACGGTCGGTGCAGACGAGACCGTTGCCGCACGGCTGGAAGTCGAGCCGGGCACGCCCGTGCACGTCCGGCGCCGGATCGTGAGCCGGGACGGGGCGCCCGTCCACCTGTCGTCGTCGTACTACGCGGCGTTCGTGGTGGAAGCCACCCCCGAACTGACCCAGCCCGTTTCGACCGGAGCCTCCCGGGAGCTGGCCGCCGAACGCCTCGGAGTCGGTCAGGACCGGGTGTTGGAAGAGGTGACCTCCCGGCACGCCACGGAGCCGGAGAAAGAGGCTCTAGGCCTCACCGGGTCCGTGATCGTGACGCAGGTGGTGCGAACGGTGTTCCTCACGGACGGCCGGATCGTCGAAGTTGCGGTGAAGGTCTGCCACGGGTCCACGGTGTTGAAGTGGTCAACGCCCCTGAGCTGA